The genomic region CCGGATCACGTTCGAGCGGGTCGACCGGGAGAACGACGACACCCTCGGCGCCGGCATCCGGGAGATCACCATCCCCGGGGTCACGTTCGAGCACTACGCGCAGCTCCCCGACGACGTCGGCCGGCTGTTCGCCGGGGCCGACCAGGGGACCGTCGCCTTCTCGCTGGCGCGGGAGCGGGTCGACCCGGCGCAGCCGTTCGGTGGTTCGGAGGAGCTGGCGCTGTCCCGCCGCTTCGACGTGCCCCGTGAGATGACGTTCACCGTGAACGGTACGGCGAGCTTCCTGCCGCCCCCCCGGGGGACCCCGCCCGCCGACGACGAGCCGCTGGTCGTGCCCTGCGGTAGTGGTCCCAGCCTGATCGCCGACGGGAAGCGTTACCCGTTGCGGATCACCGGGCGCAACAGCGACGTCACCTCGGTGCTGCCGGTGAAGGTCTCGCTGTGTACCGACGGGGGCCGCCTCGCGCTGCCTGCCGGGACCCACCAGCTGCGCGTCGACCAGGGCCCGACCTCGATCCTCGTCGACTCGCTGGCGCTGGTCGGCGCCGGGCGCCAGCCGGATGGGCAGGCGGCCCGCGCGACGCAGGTGCGCCAGTGGGGCGCGGAACACCGCAGCGTCCAGATCGGGGCGGGTGAGCGGGCGTTCCTGGCCGTGCGGGAGAACGCGAACACCTCGTGGACCGCGAAGCTCGACGGCACCACGCTGACGCCGGTGCGTCTCGACGGCTGGCAGCAGGGCTGGATCGTGCCGGCCGGCGCCGGCGGCACCGTCGTCATCGACAACGTCCCCGGCACCGAGTACCGGCGCAACCTGATCGTCGGGCTGCTGCTGCTCCTGGTGCTCGTCGGGCTCGCCGTGCTGCCGGAGCGGTTCCGGCTGCGGCGCCGCTCCAACGAGAACGGGTACCCGGCCTTTCCCCCGCTGCCGCGGGCGACCCGGCTGCCGGGGGCAGCGTCGCCGGGCCGTGCCGTGCGGGTGCTGTGGACGGGGCTGGCGATGGTCGCGCTGGCCCTGGTGGCCGGCCCGGTCGCCCTGGCGGTGCCGGTGCTCGTCTGGTTCGGGCGGTCGCGTCCGCAGGTGCTGGGGTGGCTTGCCGCGATCGCGATGCTCGGCGCGGGCATCGGCGTCGCGGCGGAACCGAACAGTCAGCCGGGGGCGGGGCACGGGGCGTTCGGGGTGCCCGTGCAGGTGCTCGGCGCGCTGGCGTTCGCCGCGGCGCTCGCCGCGCTGGTCGTCTGGGTCTGGCAACGGCCCACGGACCCGGACGTTACCGAGGCCGGCGGTGGCGGTGGCGACGGTGCTGGTCTCGGGGGTGCTGGTCTCGGGGGTGCTGGTTACGACGGTGGGGGTTTCGTCGCTCGGGCTGGCCGTGTCGGGCGGCGGACTTCCGGTGGCGGCCCATGGTCGGCAAGCAAGAGACTGGACTAGCGGCGCCGCAACACCGGCAGTTCGAACCTCGGCCGCCATCCGTTTCAGAAGGAGTCACCGGGCCATGACAGTGGTTGTGAGCGGATCCTCGACCCGGCAGTCCGCAACGGCCCCCGCATCCGTGGCGGCCACCCCACCGCTGTTCGACGTGGGGTGCGTCGAGCGGATGGCGCAGGCGATCCACCGCCGCTACCTCGACCATGAGCTCGGCAAGCGGCACGAGGCGGGTTCACGCCCGGGCCTACGACCGTGGGCGGAGCTGGCCGAGCCGCTGCGGGAGGCCAATCGCGCGCAGGCCGCCCAGTACGCGGCGATCGCGCAGGCCCGTGACTGGTCGATCGTCTCCGCCGCGGCGGACGGCGACCCGTTCACCTTCACCGACGCCGAGATCGAGGAACTCGCCCGCGACGAGCACGTGCGGTGGCGCCGCCACAAGGAGCGCCAGGGCTACTCCTACGGACCGCTGCGCAGCGACGCCGGGCCGGACAAGCGACACCCGTCGATGGTGGACTGGGAGGAGCTCACCGAGGAGGACCGCGACCGCGACCGTGACGTGATCCGCAACATGCCCGCCGTGCTGGCACACGCGCGGCTGCGGGTGACCCGCCGACCGGAGGCCGACGCGGGCTGAGCCGCCTCGAGTCGGTCGGCTGAGTCAGTCGAAGCCGTTCGCGCGCAGCCACCGGCGCCGCCGGCGGGCGAGCAGGAGCCGGATGACGCGGGGCCGGCGGGCGTGGTCCTCCTCGAGGATGCGACGGACGACGGTCGCGTCGCTGACATAGCGGAAGCCGTCCTCGTCCGCCGATTCACCAAACCCCATCTCGGCCAGATCCTGCCGGTCCGGGGTCCTGTCCACCCAGCCCAGCAGGAACTCGGCGGCGGCGGGGAGTTCCACCGCCGCGGCGGTGAACTCGTGGGAGGGCTCAAGACGCAGCAGGCTCGCCGTCCGCCAGAGCGGGGCGAGCGCGCCTAAGTCGTCGCGGCGGTCCATGCTGCGCAGGCTGGCGAGGGCGACGGCGAGCAGCCCGAGGCGCAGCAGGTCGGGGTCGCCACGGCGGACCGCGAGCGAGGCCATCCGGATCCCGAAGGCCCGCAGGGTCTCCGCCTCCACCTCCGGGCGGATCAGGTCCAGTAACTGCTCGAGACCGCCACCGCGCCGTACCTTGCGCAACAGTGTGACGATAGCGAGGTCGCGTTCATGGGGGATTGTTTGGTCGGCGTAGTGCGCCGATGATTCTCCAGTGAGGCAGACGAGGTCCGCGAGCTCAATCCGGCCCGACGGGCACCTCTCGTCCCCGGTCATGGCGCTCCTCTCCGCAATGGGTCGGTCGGCGCTCGCGCCAACCCTGGACGCCCCAGCCTGCGATGGCGGCGACCGGCGCCCACCCGAACGGCCGCCACCGGTCCGTGCCCGGGCGGGCTCGCCGGTGCGGTCCTGCGACCCGGTGGCCGAGCGCCCCGATCGCGCAGAGTGTCGCCACGATGACCGGGAGGATCATGGGGGCATCCTCTCAGGTCCCGCCGGAGACGACCAGTAGGTAGCACTGGGTGACAGGGTGCCCGTTTCGGTACGGGGGGTAGGACGACGGTGCGGGCCGCACGCGACCTTTGGGATCTGTTACGCCCACATATTGGCTACTTTGCGTGAGTGGCGGCCCGGCGTGCGGAGGGGACATGCGTCCTGCTCGGCGCCGTTTTTGTGGCCTCTGCCTGCCATGTCCCGGTTCGGGGTCACCTTCCGGGGGCGGGTCCGGATGGTCCGGCGGTGGGTGACCTCGGCCCCGAGCGGGCGATTTCTCCTGGTTACGCTTGACCTGCTCCTCGACGGCGACGCGCGCCATCGCCGTGAAATCGCGAAATCCCCTGCAGAGAGGCCGGCCTACGACAATGGGATTGGCGCAGGACGGCGGGGCTCCGGCACCGCCGATACCCGATCGGGTGTTGACTCCCGGTGAGCAGATTCTCGCCGCGTCGGACCGGGCGAGTGCGCCGCTGACCTGCGGGCTGTTCGTCCAGTCGACGGGGCGGCTGGACCCGGCGCGGCTGCGGGCCGCGGTGTGGACGGTGATCCGTCGTCATCCGATGGCCCGCGCTGTGCTCTACGGATCCCGCCAGCACGCCTGGCGGTTCCCCGCCGAACCGACGGCAGATCCGGTCGGTTTCGTCGACGACGGAACCGACGGGTGGCGCATCCACGAAATCCTGTCCTCGGCGCCGTTCGACCTGCACCGCTACCCGCCGATCCGGGTGGCGCTGATCCGGCGGGCCGACGGCGACCAGCTCAGCGTGGTGGCCCACCACCTCGCCTTCGACGGCCTGCGGCTCGCCGCGCTCGTCGCCGAGATCCTCGACCACTACCGGGAGGCGGCCTACGACGCCGACCGCGACGGCGCCGTCGCGTCGGGCGAGGGACACCGCGGCGTGCCGGCGGGCGTGGCGCCGCTGGCCCGGGCCGGGGTGCCCGGCTGGGCCGCGCTCGTCCGCCGGTCCGGGCGCTACATCACGCCGCTGGCGGTGGGGGGCGACGGCTACGGCTTCCACCCGCTGATCCTGGCGGCGCCGGACGAGCGGCGGACGTTGCCGGACGGCCGGCGGATGACCATCAACGACCTGCTGATCGGCGCGGCGCACCTCGCGATCGACCGGTGGAACTCCCGCCGGGGCGGCGAGTCCAGCCGGCTGCGGATCCGGATGCCGATCGACCTGGGGTCGGCGTCGTCGTTCGCCGCGGTGCCGTCCTCGTCGTCCTTCCCCGCGGCGTCCGAGATCAGCGGCAACCGGACCGGTCAGACGATCATTTCGAGCGAGGTCGCCGACCGGGTGGACTCGCTGCAGCTCGCCGTGCGCGTGGTGGACCAGACCGACCTGGCCAAGCAGGTCGTCCCGCCGGCCGTGCCGGGGCTCTCCGGCGCGCTGGGGATCGCCGCGGCCCGGTTCGTGCCCGGCCCGTGGCGCAGCACGCTGCTGCGCTGCGGGGTCGCCGCGGGGCGCCCGGTGCTTGCCCCGACCGCCGCGGTCAGCAACCTCGGTCGCTTCGACGAGCTGGCTGGCGCCGCCGGGCGGCCGATCAGCGCCGTGTACTTCACCGGGACGGCCGGGATGCCGCAGGGGTTGTTCATCGGCGTGCTCGGGATGGGCGACAGCCTGCACGTCACGTTCGGCTACCACCGTCACCTTCTCGGCCCGGGCTCGGTGCCGACCTTCGCGGATCTGTACCGGGCCGCCTTCGTCGAGCTGAGCGACACCGGTGCGGCCGTGCCGGCGGCGGCGACCGCGCCGACCCCCGCCGTGGCCAGGGCCCCGCGGCCGGACCGCGCGGCGGCCCCCGCGGTGACCACCCGCCGCGGCGGGGCCGTCCCGTCGCGTTGAGGCGAGGCCGGGCGGCGCGCCGACGGGCCGCAGGCGCCGCCCGGCCGGGCCGCTCACCCGCGGCCGGCGGACGCCCCCCGGCCGTCGGACACTCCGCCGCCGGCGGACACCCTGCGGCTGGTGGGCACTCGGGCGGCCGGCGGGAAACCGGAGGCCGGCGGTGCGTCGGCCCCCGACGCCAGCTCGCGGCTCGCGGCGAGCAGCAGGTCCTCCCCGGTGCCGGGACGCAGCCGAGGCTCGGCGGACACCCCGGCCCGGGCCAGCGCCGCCCGCGCGGCGGCCTCGCCGGCGCCGTAGAGGACGGCGACCGCCTCGGCCCCGTCGGGATCCGGCCGGTACACCAGGTCGGTGCGGCGCAGGGCGGGGCGGGGCGCGCCGGCCGGCAGCGTGAACGTGGCGTGGGTGAGCTCGTCGTCGACCCGGCGGCGATCGCGTGCCACCCTCCGCCCCCGGCCCGCGCTCGACGGCCGCGCCTGCCGGTCGATCTCCGCGGTGACCACCCGGGCGAGCAGCTCGGCGCCGGCGTCCCAGGTGAAGCCGGCCGCCCAGGCGCGCGCGGCCGCGCGCAGCCGGGCCGCGGCGGGTGGATCGGCCAGCGTCCGCAGCGCGGTGCCGATCGTGCCCGCCAGCGGCACGCCCTCGTCGACGAGCCAGCCCGTCGTCCCGTCCCGGACCGCGTCGCGCAGCCCCGGCACCCGGAACGCCACCGCCGGCACCCCGAGGGCGGCCGCCTCCAGCACCGACAGCCCCCAGCCCTCCCCGTGCGAGGGGTTCACCGTCAGCCAGGCCGAGGCCAGCAGCCGGTCGCGGGTGGCCGCGTCGGTGTAACCATGCCACCGAACAACGTCGCCGCCGGGGGAGTCGCCGCCGGGGGAGTCGCCGCCAGGGGAGTCGCCGCCGGGGGAGTCGCCGCCGCGGGCGTGGCCCTCCCCGAGGGCGCCGCCGGCGGAGGCGGTCGTCAGCCCGAGCGCGACCGCGCGGGCGACCAGTCGCTGCCGGTCGGGGCCGTCGCCGACGACGTGGACGGTCAGACCCGGATGGGCGGCGACCAGCGCCGGCAGCGCGTCGAGGAGCAGGTGCAGCCGCTTGTGCGGCACGAGCCGACCGACGCACACGATCGTCGGCTCCGCGGCGGGACGCCCCGTCCCCCGGTCCGCCCCATCCGCCGAGGACGCCAGTCCGCCGGTGGTCATGGGGGAGGGGACGGAGGCGGTCATGGGGGAGGGGACGGAGGTGGTCATGGGGGAGGGGACGGAGGCGGTCACGCCGTTGGGGACGAGGAAGCGCGGGCCGGGCAGGCCCAGCACCTCGCGCGCCTCCATCCGGGTCGAGGGGGAGACGACGACCACCGGGCGACGGCGGTAGACCAGCCGGCTGCCCGGCGCCTCCAGCACCTGCCCGACCCTGGCCACCGGACCCGGGAAGTACAGCGGGAACTGCTTCTGGTGGACATGGTGCAGCACCTGGACGATCGGCGTGGACGCCGGCAGGACCAGCGGGCTGAAGAACGGGATCCCGTTCTGACAGTCGACGACCGCGTCGACCCGGTGGCCACCCCGGCCGAGGCCCGCCAGCCGGCCCAGCACGGACGGATAGACCCCGAAGGTGCCACCGCCCCGGCGGACGTCCACCCCGGCCACGTGCTCGGCCACCGGGAGCGACTGCCCCTCGCCCCCGGCCGGCCGGGAGGTCAGCAGCGTCACCCGCGCGCCGGCCGCGGCGAACCGCTCGGCGATCGACTGGCAGAACAGCTCGGCCCCCCCGGCCTGCGGGTGGTCCTGATCACGCCAGTTGAGGAAGACGACATGCCGGCCGGCGAGGGTGGGCAGGTACCGGTGCTCCCCGAGCCTGGCGGGATGCGGCGTGCTGGGGCTTCCGATCACCGGTGGCGTTCCTCTCGGTCCGATCGACAGGGCTTAGCATGTTCGCCTGCAACCTACAGATGTCGGAAAAATCGGCGGGCACATACCATTGCCGGTGTTCCGCCACGGGTGATCGACGTGTTCCGTTCCCGATGGGGAGACTGATGGCGAAGCCCTCGCGAGAGGCTGTGTCCGGCCTGTTGGCCGGCCCGGCAGCCCTGGCGGTCGCCGGCATGCTCGTCAACGGCTGCAACCTGCTGATGAACCTGATCGTCGCGCGCGCCCTGGACTCCGATTCCTACGGCGCCGTGTCCGTTCAGGTGAGCATCTTCCTGATCCTGTCGGTCGCCGGAAATGCCCTGCTCATCGCCGTTGTGCAGCACGAGACGTCCGGAACCGGTGACACTCGCCGCGAGCAGTGGTCCTGGATCCGCCGGCTGCGCGGGGCCTGCGGCGTCGCGATCGTCGTCGCCACCGTCGCCGCCCTGGCGCTGTCCCGTCCGGCGGCGGCGCTGATGTCCTACCCCCACCCGGTGGCGATCGCCGAGGCCACGATCGGGGCCGCGTTGTGGACGCTGCTGTGCGTCGAGCGCGGCCTGATGCAGGCCCGCGGCGCCTATCCGCGGCTGGCCGTGAACTTCGTGGTCGAGGGCTTCGTCCGGATCGGTCTGGTGATCGCCTTCGTGGTCTCGGGCATGGGGGTCAACGGCGCGGGGCTCGGCATCGTCATCGGCGTGATCGTGGGCGCCGAGCATGCCCGCTGGGCGGTCGCCCGCACCCCGCGGCTACCCCGTCCGGCGACCGTGCGCACGTGGTCGGCGCCGCTGCCCGACGACGGCACCGCGGCGGCCACCGGCCCGATTCCGATGCCGATTCCGGCCCCGCGGGCCAGCGCCCGCCAGAGTGTCATCGCCGACACCACCGTGGCGCTCGGTGCGCTCATCCCGCTGGCCCTGCTGCAGAACATGGACGTCGTCATCGTCGGTTGGCTGGGTACGGACGGGGTGGGCGGCTACGCGGCGATCTCGACGGCCTGCAAGGTGCCGGTCTTCATCGGGCTGGCGGTGGCCAACTTCCTGCTGCCCGAGGCGGCCCGGCGGCGCAAGGAGGGCCGTCCGGCCGGGGCGACCCTGGCCGTGGCCCTCGCGTTCGTCGTCACGCCCGGCCTGTTTCTCGCCGCGATCGGTCTGGTCGGGGCGAAGTGGCTGCTGGGCCTGGTGTTCGGGCCCCACCTGACCGGCGCGGCCCCCGCCCTGTGGGTGTTGGCGCTGAGCATGACGCTGTTGGCCGTCACGCTCATGTTCACCACCTACCTGCTCGGCGCGGGGGTGCGCCGGGTGGTCGGGGTGCTGGCGGTCGCCACGGTGG from Frankia alni ACN14a harbors:
- a CDS encoding RyR domain-containing protein, whose product is MTVVVSGSSTRQSATAPASVAATPPLFDVGCVERMAQAIHRRYLDHELGKRHEAGSRPGLRPWAELAEPLREANRAQAAQYAAIAQARDWSIVSAAADGDPFTFTDAEIEELARDEHVRWRRHKERQGYSYGPLRSDAGPDKRHPSMVDWEELTEEDRDRDRDVIRNMPAVLAHARLRVTRRPEADAG
- a CDS encoding condensation domain-containing protein, encoding MLTPGEQILAASDRASAPLTCGLFVQSTGRLDPARLRAAVWTVIRRHPMARAVLYGSRQHAWRFPAEPTADPVGFVDDGTDGWRIHEILSSAPFDLHRYPPIRVALIRRADGDQLSVVAHHLAFDGLRLAALVAEILDHYREAAYDADRDGAVASGEGHRGVPAGVAPLARAGVPGWAALVRRSGRYITPLAVGGDGYGFHPLILAAPDERRTLPDGRRMTINDLLIGAAHLAIDRWNSRRGGESSRLRIRMPIDLGSASSFAAVPSSSSFPAASEISGNRTGQTIISSEVADRVDSLQLAVRVVDQTDLAKQVVPPAVPGLSGALGIAAARFVPGPWRSTLLRCGVAAGRPVLAPTAAVSNLGRFDELAGAAGRPISAVYFTGTAGMPQGLFIGVLGMGDSLHVTFGYHRHLLGPGSVPTFADLYRAAFVELSDTGAAVPAAATAPTPAVARAPRPDRAAAPAVTTRRGGAVPSR
- a CDS encoding glycosyltransferase family 4 protein, giving the protein MIGSPSTPHPARLGEHRYLPTLAGRHVVFLNWRDQDHPQAGGAELFCQSIAERFAAAGARVTLLTSRPAGGEGQSLPVAEHVAGVDVRRGGGTFGVYPSVLGRLAGLGRGGHRVDAVVDCQNGIPFFSPLVLPASTPIVQVLHHVHQKQFPLYFPGPVARVGQVLEAPGSRLVYRRRPVVVVSPSTRMEAREVLGLPGPRFLVPNGVTASVPSPMTTSVPSPMTASVPSPMTTGGLASSADGADRGTGRPAAEPTIVCVGRLVPHKRLHLLLDALPALVAAHPGLTVHVVGDGPDRQRLVARAVALGLTTASAGGALGEGHARGGDSPGGDSPGGDSPGGDSPGGDVVRWHGYTDAATRDRLLASAWLTVNPSHGEGWGLSVLEAAALGVPAVAFRVPGLRDAVRDGTTGWLVDEGVPLAGTIGTALRTLADPPAAARLRAAARAWAAGFTWDAGAELLARVVTAEIDRQARPSSAGRGRRVARDRRRVDDELTHATFTLPAGAPRPALRRTDLVYRPDPDGAEAVAVLYGAGEAAARAALARAGVSAEPRLRPGTGEDLLLAASRELASGADAPPASGFPPAARVPTSRRVSAGGGVSDGRGASAGRG
- a CDS encoding lipopolysaccharide biosynthesis protein → MAKPSREAVSGLLAGPAALAVAGMLVNGCNLLMNLIVARALDSDSYGAVSVQVSIFLILSVAGNALLIAVVQHETSGTGDTRREQWSWIRRLRGACGVAIVVATVAALALSRPAAALMSYPHPVAIAEATIGAALWTLLCVERGLMQARGAYPRLAVNFVVEGFVRIGLVIAFVVSGMGVNGAGLGIVIGVIVGAEHARWAVARTPRLPRPATVRTWSAPLPDDGTAAATGPIPMPIPAPRASARQSVIADTTVALGALIPLALLQNMDVVIVGWLGTDGVGGYAAISTACKVPVFIGLAVANFLLPEAARRRKEGRPAGATLAVALAFVVTPGLFLAAIGLVGAKWLLGLVFGPHLTGAAPALWVLALSMTLLAVTLMFTTYLLGAGVRRVVGVLAVATVATAGALVSAGGGSMATATAALAAESVTALAVGLLVVQLHHADRQAAGRQASEAGRGGEDAPLGAVSISDARPEEGFPAPV